The Geovibrio ferrireducens genome contains the following window.
GGGTGATTTCACCGTAAATACCACCACTATAGTTTCTTATGCCTACATAGATGCGAAAAAAAGCATAGAAGGTGATGATTCCGATACGGTTGCCGATGTGCCTAAACACAAGCTCTATCTGGATCATTCATACAGAATAGGGAAAATGTTTGTTCTCGGCGGCAGACTGAATATGGAAAAAGGACGTTATTCACAGAAAGCCGACTACAGCTACACCGAGCTGGATACCTATTGGACGGCAGATCTCAGAGCTGAGATTATTCCGGCTAAGTACACCTCCATTGAGGTCGGCGTTGAAAATGTGGCGGATGAGGAGTACGAGCTCTCATACGGTCTGCCGCAGGCGGGAAGAACATACTACGCCAAGCTTAAAATGAAAATTTAATATGTCACTGGCCGACAGCAGCGACGATAAATGGAGAAAAGGAGCCATAGCGGGGGGTGTCTGGGGGACCTCCGAGATGACCCTCGGCTCTTTTCTTCATAATCTGAGGATCCCTTTTAAGGGGCATTTTCTCACGGCAATAGGCATTGCTGTGCTCAGTGCCTTCGGAACAAAATGGCGTACCAAGGGGATGTTTTACAGGGCGGGGCTTACCTCCGCTATGCTGAAAACCTTTTCACCCAGCCCTAAGGTCGTTGTTCCGATGATAGCAATTACCATCGAGAGCTTTCTGTTTGAGGCGGGAACACGCATTCTCGGTAGAAATTTCAGCGGCTTCCTATTAAGCGGCGGACTCGCCATGCAGTGGGCGGTACTTCACAAAGTAATCCGGTTGCTGATGCTTTACGGAGCCAGCATATATTTTGTTTATGAGCAGCTTTTTGAAAAAGCAGCCACAGGTTTTGAGCTTCCGTTTGTCAGCCCTGTGTACGGTATAGTTTTTATATTTGCGCTGAGTTTTGTTCTCGGTGCAGGTGCTTCTGCCATAGGCTGTGCGGCAGCAGCGAGAAGCAAGGGAAGTGGTGAACCCATAACATTCGGAATAAAGCAGGGTGCTCCATTGGGCTCTGTTATGCAAGGCCGCGCGGGGCGTTATTCACTCCTGTGGCTGTTTCTGCACATAGGGGTGATAGTCGCTGTCGTGGGCTTTATGGATAAAAGTGAGTGGCTCGCATATGTGCTGCTGGTTTACTCACTGGCTGTTTCTGTCAGGTACAGAAACTTTCTGAAACGGTTCGCCTCGTGGAAGATATGGCTGCCAATAGCGGTTGTATCGTTCATTTCCGGTTTCGTGCTGAAATCACCGGAAGGCAGCTTCTTCAGCACTCATGGATTTCTTGAGGGTGTAAGGCTTGCTGTGCGGGCATTTGTAACAACATGCGCTCTGAGCGGACTGGTCTCCGAGATGGGGCATCCGCTGATAGCAGACTTCTTCCGACGCAGATACGGCGACAGAATAGACTCGGTGCTTGAGCTTGCGTGGGGCACTGTTGGCACAGTGACTCCCCATGTAAATGTTAAGGCGTTGCTGAGAAACCCTGTAAGCGGTATAGCAGTTATGATGGACTCTGTTCTGGACAGCGGCGGAAGCAAGGCGGTACTCATTACCGGAGAGGTTAACGGAGGCAAAACATCTTATCTTAAGGCTTTTCTCAAAACACTGCCTGATGGAGCAGATGTCAGGGGGTTTACAGCGGAAGGCATATATGAGGACGGTATGAAAACAGGTTACAGGATCCGAGATATAAAAACAGGTGAATCCTCCGAA
Protein-coding sequences here:
- a CDS encoding nucleoside-triphosphatase; amino-acid sequence: MSLADSSDDKWRKGAIAGGVWGTSEMTLGSFLHNLRIPFKGHFLTAIGIAVLSAFGTKWRTKGMFYRAGLTSAMLKTFSPSPKVVVPMIAITIESFLFEAGTRILGRNFSGFLLSGGLAMQWAVLHKVIRLLMLYGASIYFVYEQLFEKAATGFELPFVSPVYGIVFIFALSFVLGAGASAIGCAAAARSKGSGEPITFGIKQGAPLGSVMQGRAGRYSLLWLFLHIGVIVAVVGFMDKSEWLAYVLLVYSLAVSVRYRNFLKRFASWKIWLPIAVVSFISGFVLKSPEGSFFSTHGFLEGVRLAVRAFVTTCALSGLVSEMGHPLIADFFRRRYGDRIDSVLELAWGTVGTVTPHVNVKALLRNPVSGIAVMMDSVLDSGGSKAVLITGEVNGGKTSYLKAFLKTLPDGADVRGFTAEGIYEDGMKTGYRIRDIKTGESSELCRRSKSGFVFDADGLAFGEKSMGDVPYKNVYTVLDEIGRYEIRGGGWDSLLKKVTAGGAIPVITVRQNLVDAVCSRYGLRNVEIYDVEDTGRQAQ